Proteins encoded within one genomic window of Acidobacteriota bacterium:
- the dnaN gene encoding DNA polymerase III subunit beta: protein MLITVEKSEFLKELQLIQTVAERKSTIPILSNVLLETVGDKIKLAATDLEVGSSSLVPAKVEKEGSLTVSARLLYDIVRQLPEAPMKLEQVDSFLSITCGGAQFKLVALSKEDFPSFPSYDFEKGLKIEADLLKNMIIKTAFAATEEESRFALNGALTTISLGEMKMVATDAHRLAIFSVELPELAPSSEIKVIVPKKALYEMKNTISDGGDVVLGVSENQFFLKAKERMIFSRLIEGQFPNYERVIPKDSDKKAIVPREDLVGALRRVSLLANERSRGVRLFLEKGKLEISSANPERGEAKEELAVDYNGDSITIGFNAQYLLDFLNVIDEDKVIVELKNESTQGLFYPAGETGYKYLYIVMPMRI, encoded by the coding sequence ATGCTTATCACTGTGGAAAAAAGCGAGTTTCTTAAAGAACTTCAGTTGATTCAAACAGTTGCGGAAAGGAAAAGCACTATTCCTATCCTTTCCAATGTTCTTTTAGAAACAGTAGGTGATAAGATCAAATTAGCAGCTACCGATCTCGAAGTAGGATCCTCAAGTTTAGTTCCAGCTAAAGTGGAGAAAGAAGGTTCGCTTACCGTTTCCGCAAGATTGCTCTATGACATAGTGAGACAACTTCCTGAGGCTCCGATGAAGTTGGAGCAGGTCGATAGTTTCCTCTCCATTACCTGTGGAGGGGCTCAGTTCAAGTTGGTCGCTCTTTCCAAGGAAGACTTTCCCTCCTTTCCCAGCTACGATTTTGAGAAAGGACTAAAGATTGAAGCCGATCTTCTCAAGAATATGATAATAAAAACAGCCTTTGCCGCTACTGAGGAAGAAAGTCGTTTTGCCTTGAATGGTGCTCTTACCACCATTTCTTTAGGTGAAATGAAAATGGTGGCAACTGATGCGCATCGACTCGCCATCTTCTCAGTTGAGCTTCCTGAGCTTGCTCCTTCTTCCGAAATTAAGGTGATCGTACCTAAAAAGGCGCTTTACGAGATGAAGAATACCATTTCCGATGGGGGGGATGTAGTTCTTGGAGTGAGTGAGAACCAATTCTTTCTTAAGGCTAAGGAAAGGATGATATTTTCCAGGTTGATTGAGGGACAGTTCCCGAATTACGAGCGGGTCATTCCGAAAGATAGTGATAAGAAAGCGATCGTTCCTCGGGAAGATTTAGTGGGAGCCCTTCGTCGGGTGTCCCTCCTTGCTAATGAACGTTCTCGAGGGGTCAGACTCTTCCTTGAAAAGGGAAAGCTTGAGATATCCTCAGCCAATCCAGAGCGAGGTGAGGCAAAGGAAGAGCTTGCGGTAGATTATAACGGTGACTCGATCACCATCGGCTTTAATGCTCAATATCTTCTTGATTTCCTGAATGTTATAGATGAGGACAAGGTAATCGTTGAGCTGAAGAACGAATCAACTCAAGGTCTTTTTTATCCCGCCGGTGAGACAGGGTATAAATATCTCTATATCGTAATGCCAATGAGGATTTAG